One Bos taurus isolate L1 Dominette 01449 registration number 42190680 breed Hereford chromosome 25, ARS-UCD2.0, whole genome shotgun sequence genomic window carries:
- the TYW1 gene encoding tRNA wybutosine-synthesizing protein 1 homolog isoform X3: MDPALDTWDFSSPLISLWINRFYIYLGFAFGFSLWICFQIVIRKQNKNSPEKTTPKASQNLMTNGYISRPKKEVFVSGVKIFYGSQTGTAKGFATILAEALSSLNLPVAMINLKDYDPDDRLIEEVTSKNVCAFLVATYTDGQPPESAAWFCKWLEEAANDFRFGKTYLKGMRYAVFGLGNSVYLSHFNTVGKNVDKWLWMLGAHRVMTRGEGDGNVVKSKHGSVEADFTAWKTKFISRLQALRKGERKHCGGNCKKGKCESNQRGSEVAEPGSHVQEELPHRDAEDEEPFGSTNEEESDTEDHQSSNPVIDVEDLGKIMDHVKKEKAVLGWYCGFWDEDVKMN, translated from the exons ATGG ATCCTGCTTTGGATACCTGGGACTTCTCCTCACCTTTAATATCATTATGGATAAACAGGTTTTACATATACTTGGGCTTTGCCTTTGGTTTTAGCCTTTGGATTTGTTTCCAGATTGTCATCAGGAAGCAG AACAAGAACTCACCAGAGAAAACCACTCCAAAAGCATCTCAGAATTTGATGACGAATGGCTATATCTCTCGTCCAAAGAAGGAAGTCTTTGTGTCTGGAGTGAAGATATTTTATGGTTCTCAGACTGGCACAGCAAAG GGATTTGCGACAATTCTGGCTGAAGCACTTAGCTCCCTCAATCTGCCTGTGGCAATGATTAATCTGAAGGACTATGACCCAGATGACCGTCTCATAGAAGAG GTTACTAGTAAGAATGTGTGTGCCTTCCTGGTTGCCACCTACACTGATGGTCAACCGCCTGAGAGCGCCGCGTGGTTCTGCAAGTGGCTAGAGGAAGCAGCCAACGACTTTCGATTTGGCAAAACGTACCTGAAGGGGATGAGATACGCGGTGTTtggcctgggaaattctgtgTACTTGAGCCACTTCAACACG GTGGGGAAGAACGTGGACAAGTGGCTCTGGATGCTCGGTGCTCATCGGGTGATGACCCGAGGGGAGGGCGACGGCAACGTGGTGAAAAGCAAACACGGCAGCGTTGAGGCTGACTTCACAGCTTGGAAGACCAAGTTCATCTCCCGGCTGCAGGCGCTCcgcaaaggagagagaaagcactGCGGGGGCAACTGCAAGAAAGGCAAGTGCGAGTCTAACCAGCGTGGCTCAGAGGTGGCGGAGCCAGGGTCCCACGTGCAGGAGGAATTGCCTCACAGAGACGCCGAG GATGAAGAGCCCTTTGGGAGCACCAATGAGGAAGAGTCTGATACTGAGGACCATCAGAGTTCAAATCCTGTCATTGATGTTGAAGACCTCGGCAAGATTATGGATCatgtgaagaaagaaaag GCAGTATTGGGGTGGTACTGTGGTTTCTGGGATGAAGATGTGAAGATGAATTAG
- the SBDS gene encoding ribosome maturation protein SBDS: MSIFTPTNQIRLTNVAVVRMKRAGKRFEIACYKNKVVGWRSGVEKDLDEVLQTHSVFVNVSKGQVAKKEDLISAFGTDDQTEICKQILTKGEVQVSDKERHTQLEQMFRDIATIVADKCVNPETKRPYTVILIERAMKDIHYSVKPNKSTKQQALEVIKQLKEKMKIERAHMRLRFILPVNEGKKLKEKLKPLIKVIESEDYGQQLEIVCLIDPGCFREVDELIKKETKGKGSLEVLSLKDVEEGDEKFE; this comes from the exons ATGTCGATCTTCACCCCCACAAACCAGATCCGCCTGACCAATGTGGCCGTGGTACGGATGAAGCGAGCCGGGAAGCGCTTCGAAATCGCCTGCTACAAAAACAAGGTCGTGGGCTGGCGGAGCGGCGT ggaaaaagaccttgatgaagTGCTGCAGACCCACTCAGTGTTTGTAAATGTCTCCAAAGGTCAGGTTGCAAAGAAGGAAGATCTCATCAGTGCATTTGGAACAGATGACCAGActgaaatctgtaagcag attttgacTAAAGGAGAGGTTCAAGTGTCAGACAAAGAACGGCACACACAGCTGGAGCAGATGTTCAGGGACATTGCAACTATTGTGGCCGACAAATGTGTGAACCCTGAAACAAAGAGACCATACACCGTTATCCTTATTGAGAGAGCCATGAAGGACATCCACTATTCAGTCAAACCCAACAAGAGCACGAAACAGCAG GCTTTGGAAGTGATAAAGcagttaaaagagaaaatgaagatagAACGTGCTCACATGAGACTTCGGTTCATCCTTCCAGTAAATGAAGGGAAGAAGCTGAAAGAAAAACTCAAGCCACTGATCAAGGTTATCGAAAGTGAAGACTACGGTCAACAGTTAGAAATT GTGTGTCTCATTGACCCCGGCTGCTTCAGAGAAGTCGATGAGCTCataaaaaaggagacaaaagGCAAGGGCTCCTTGGAAGTACTCAGCTTGAAAGACGTGGAGGAAGGAGACGAGAAGTTCGAGTGA